One genomic region from Deinococcus apachensis DSM 19763 encodes:
- a CDS encoding NAD(P)-dependent oxidoreductase: MERSSPAVSEPEVYRFQEALPPLTAHEATVEANRCLYCYDAPCLQACPTHIDIPSFIRKISTGNLRGSGRVILEANFLGATCARVCPVQELCEGACVLGKDHQPIQIGRLQRYATDHIFDRGVQVFTPSPPTGRSVAVVGSGPAGISVSAELAKLGHRVTLFERRELGGGLSTYGIIGLREPVEVSLREVEAVQALGVEVRTGVELTDREGLDVLLSQYDAVFLGLGLGAVPALGIPGEEAVLDGLEVIEASKVEPWRLKVGPLALGQRVVVIGAGNTAIDAATVGRRHGAEVEMVYRRTENEMTAYRHEYEFALHEGVRFTFLTQPVGLKVEGGQVTGLRCVRMSLGVADASGRPRPEPVPGSEFVIGCDTVIAAIGQEKPALAVALGLSLENGYIRVDDGLQTSEPRVYAGGDCIRVRGSASTVMAVQDGKLAAASIHAALSASAVAAD; the protein is encoded by the coding sequence ATGGAACGTTCGAGTCCGGCCGTCTCCGAACCAGAGGTGTACCGTTTTCAGGAGGCCCTGCCTCCACTGACCGCCCACGAGGCGACGGTCGAGGCCAACCGCTGCCTGTACTGCTACGACGCCCCGTGCCTGCAGGCCTGCCCCACCCACATCGACATCCCCAGTTTCATCCGCAAGATTTCGACCGGGAACCTGCGGGGGTCGGGCCGCGTCATCCTGGAGGCCAACTTTCTGGGCGCCACCTGCGCCCGAGTCTGCCCGGTGCAGGAGCTGTGCGAGGGAGCCTGCGTGCTGGGCAAGGACCACCAGCCCATCCAGATCGGGCGGCTTCAGCGGTACGCGACCGACCACATCTTCGACCGGGGCGTGCAGGTCTTCACCCCCTCGCCTCCGACGGGGAGAAGCGTGGCGGTGGTGGGCAGCGGCCCAGCGGGGATCAGCGTCAGCGCCGAACTCGCCAAGCTGGGGCACCGGGTCACCCTCTTCGAGCGGCGCGAACTCGGCGGCGGCCTGAGCACCTACGGCATCATCGGCCTGCGCGAGCCGGTGGAGGTGTCCCTGCGCGAGGTGGAGGCAGTGCAGGCCCTCGGCGTGGAGGTCCGCACCGGGGTTGAATTGACCGACCGCGAGGGGCTCGACGTGCTTCTCTCGCAGTACGACGCCGTGTTCCTCGGCCTCGGCCTAGGGGCCGTCCCTGCCCTCGGCATCCCCGGCGAGGAGGCGGTCCTGGACGGTCTGGAAGTCATCGAGGCGAGCAAGGTCGAGCCCTGGCGGCTGAAGGTGGGACCGCTCGCCCTGGGTCAGCGGGTCGTCGTCATCGGCGCGGGCAACACCGCCATCGACGCCGCGACGGTGGGACGGCGGCATGGCGCGGAGGTGGAGATGGTCTACCGCCGCACGGAGAATGAGATGACCGCCTACCGCCACGAGTACGAGTTCGCGCTGCACGAGGGGGTGCGCTTCACCTTCCTGACCCAGCCCGTCGGGTTGAAGGTGGAGGGGGGCCAGGTGACCGGTCTGCGCTGCGTGCGGATGAGCCTGGGTGTGGCCGACGCCTCGGGCCGCCCCCGCCCGGAACCCGTGCCCGGCAGTGAGTTCGTGATCGGCTGCGACACGGTGATCGCCGCCATCGGGCAGGAGAAACCGGCCCTGGCGGTGGCACTGGGCCTCTCCCTCGAAAACGGCTACATCCGGGTGGACGACGGCCTGCAAACGAGCGAACCCCGGGTCTACGCGGGCGGCGACTGCATCCGGGTGCGCGGCAGCGCGAGCACCGTCATGGCCGTGCAGGACGGCAAGCTGGCGGCGGCAAGCATTCACGCGGCGCTGAGTGCTTCGGCTGTGGCGGCGGATTAG
- a CDS encoding SDR family NAD(P)-dependent oxidoreductase: MEVNGKVVLITGASGGIGLATACLLTERGARVALAARSADNSAPSPPSCPAPWHCPPT, encoded by the coding sequence ATGGAAGTGAACGGCAAAGTAGTCCTGATTACCGGCGCCTCGGGCGGCATCGGCCTTGCCACCGCCTGCCTCCTCACGGAACGTGGGGCTCGCGTCGCCCTGGCCGCGCGGTCTGCCGATAACTCCGCGCCCTCGCCGCCGAGTTGCCCGGCGCCCTGGCACTGCCCACCGACGTGA
- a CDS encoding glycosyl hydrolase 53 family protein, producing MNKIGAATLLLTLTAGLSACTQVTIPEATGDTWIRGLDVSEAREAEAAGVQFRDRDGTVKPALQIVRDHEYNWVRVRLMIDPDVKAYGLAQDLPYVKAVMRDAKKQNLKVLLDLHYSHWWADPGNQWTPERWKGQDLTTLSASVYDYTRDVITQLRDQDTPPDMVQIGNEINAGMLWETGRLKWESGQLTTGSMAALVRLTNAGATAVRDASGGRDRMPPIMVHIAKTGDAAATVAWYRAFIDAGGWVDVIGLSYYPSWHGDFSGLGETIRALRSNFTQTKVYVAETAYYWDKNQVGTTNLPYPETPQGQYDFLQALTPVVKDAGGSGIFYWGAFWSQSSRWLNAPGWKDDDASRRSLFDDDARATVGIDGLK from the coding sequence ATGAACAAGATCGGCGCGGCAACCCTGCTTCTCACCCTCACGGCTGGCCTGAGCGCCTGCACCCAGGTGACCATCCCGGAGGCCACCGGAGACACCTGGATTCGGGGCCTGGACGTGTCGGAGGCCCGCGAGGCGGAGGCGGCGGGCGTCCAGTTCAGGGACCGGGACGGCACGGTCAAGCCCGCCCTCCAGATCGTCAGGGACCACGAGTACAACTGGGTGCGCGTGCGCCTGATGATCGACCCGGACGTGAAGGCCTACGGGCTGGCGCAGGACCTGCCCTACGTGAAGGCGGTGATGCGGGACGCCAAAAAGCAGAACCTGAAGGTGCTGCTCGACCTGCACTACTCGCACTGGTGGGCCGACCCCGGCAACCAGTGGACGCCCGAGCGCTGGAAGGGCCAGGACCTGACCACGCTGAGCGCCTCGGTCTACGACTACACCCGGGATGTCATCACCCAGCTTCGCGACCAGGACACCCCGCCGGACATGGTGCAGATCGGCAACGAGATCAACGCCGGGATGCTGTGGGAGACGGGCCGCCTGAAGTGGGAGTCCGGGCAGCTCACGACGGGCAGCATGGCCGCCCTGGTGCGGCTGACCAACGCCGGGGCGACGGCGGTACGCGACGCCAGCGGAGGTCGGGACCGGATGCCGCCCATCATGGTCCACATCGCCAAGACCGGGGACGCCGCCGCGACCGTGGCCTGGTACCGGGCCTTCATCGACGCCGGGGGCTGGGTGGACGTGATCGGCCTCTCGTACTACCCGAGCTGGCACGGCGACTTCTCGGGGCTGGGCGAGACCATCCGGGCGCTGCGGAGCAACTTCACCCAGACCAAGGTCTATGTGGCCGAGACCGCCTATTACTGGGACAAGAACCAGGTCGGGACCACCAACCTGCCCTATCCCGAGACCCCGCAGGGTCAGTACGACTTTCTCCAGGCCCTGACGCCCGTGGTGAAGGACGCCGGGGGGAGCGGCATCTTCTACTGGGGGGCCTTCTGGTCGCAGAGCAGCCGGTGGCTGAATGCCCCCGGCTGGAAGGACGACGACGCCTCGCGCCGCTCGCTCTTCGACGACGATGCCCGCGCGACAGTCGGCATCGACGGTCTGAAGTAA
- the preA gene encoding NAD-dependent dihydropyrimidine dehydrogenase subunit PreA yields MADLSVNFAGIRAPNPFWLASAPPTNSGRQVHRAFEHGWGGAVWKTIGAPVLNISNRYGGLSLGGQRLVAINNVELISDRPLEVNLREIAEVKRMWPDRALIVSAMVDADPRAWREIVMQIEDTGADGIELNYGCPQGMSERGMGAAVGQVPEMCQLNTHWVTSVTRLPVIVKLTPNVTHITDPAHAALAGGAHALSLINTINSVMKVDLDTLLVTPSIGGQATHGGYAGPAVKPIALHMLSELMCDPTVRKSGVPICGMGGIQTWRDAAEFLLLGASALQVCTAAMHYGYRIIEDFVDGLSNWMDDKGFATLADVTGRSLPQMSSFGGLDLGYQAVARIDPDKCIQCDLCYVACNDTAHQCIDLYSPEGVKVNPGFDIHDGGKQVAQGRSTPVVREPDCVGCALCANVCPVDGCIEMVSVPSGRPSVTWNQLTATRPAVTQEWGAMEAYRAEAGIEIH; encoded by the coding sequence ATGGCTGACCTCTCCGTGAACTTCGCGGGCATCCGGGCGCCCAACCCCTTCTGGCTGGCCTCCGCGCCGCCGACGAACAGCGGCAGGCAGGTTCACCGCGCCTTCGAGCACGGTTGGGGCGGGGCCGTGTGGAAGACCATCGGCGCCCCGGTGCTCAACATCTCCAATCGCTACGGGGGCCTCTCCCTGGGCGGGCAGCGGCTCGTCGCCATCAACAACGTCGAGTTGATTTCCGACCGCCCGCTGGAGGTGAACCTGCGCGAGATCGCCGAGGTCAAGCGGATGTGGCCCGACCGTGCGCTCATCGTCTCCGCGATGGTGGACGCCGACCCCAGGGCGTGGCGTGAGATCGTCATGCAGATCGAGGACACGGGCGCCGACGGCATCGAGCTGAACTACGGCTGCCCGCAGGGCATGAGCGAGCGCGGCATGGGCGCGGCGGTGGGCCAGGTGCCCGAGATGTGCCAGCTCAACACCCACTGGGTGACGAGCGTGACCCGCCTCCCCGTCATCGTGAAGCTCACGCCCAACGTCACCCACATCACCGACCCGGCGCACGCGGCGCTCGCGGGGGGGGCGCACGCCCTGAGCCTCATCAACACGATCAACAGCGTGATGAAGGTGGACCTCGACACGCTGCTCGTGACCCCCAGCATCGGCGGGCAGGCCACCCACGGAGGGTACGCGGGCCCGGCGGTCAAGCCCATCGCGCTGCACATGCTCAGCGAGCTGATGTGTGACCCCACCGTGCGGAAGAGCGGCGTGCCGATCTGCGGCATGGGGGGCATCCAGACCTGGCGCGACGCCGCCGAGTTCCTGCTGCTGGGTGCGTCGGCCCTCCAGGTCTGCACGGCGGCGATGCATTACGGCTACCGCATCATCGAGGACTTCGTGGACGGCCTGAGCAACTGGATGGACGACAAGGGCTTTGCCACCCTCGCGGACGTGACGGGCCGCAGCCTCCCGCAGATGAGCTCTTTCGGCGGGCTGGACCTGGGCTACCAGGCGGTCGCGCGCATCGATCCCGACAAGTGCATCCAGTGCGACCTGTGTTATGTGGCCTGCAACGACACCGCCCACCAGTGCATCGACCTGTACTCGCCGGAAGGTGTGAAGGTCAACCCTGGCTTCGATATCCACGACGGCGGGAAGCAGGTTGCCCAGGGTCGCTCCACCCCGGTCGTCCGCGAGCCCGACTGCGTGGGCTGTGCCCTGTGCGCCAACGTCTGCCCAGTGGACGGCTGCATTGAGATGGTCAGCGTGCCCAGTGGTCGCCCGTCCGTCACCTGGAATCAGCTCACCGCCACCCGCCCCGCCGTGACCCAGGAGTGGGGCGCGATGGAGGCGTACCGGGCGGAGGCGGGGATCGAGATTCACTGA
- a CDS encoding FAD-dependent oxidoreductase — protein MPEPLRVLIVGAGTGGLCLAHGLKRAGIRVTVFERDRTRSDGLQGYRVGISPGGSQALAACLPPELFHTFVATCARTPRYFNLLTEGMAELLSLSLSPEEDPLQSEKSVSRMTLRQVLLTGLEDTVQFGKTFARYQSGPDGTVTAFFEDGSSATGDLLVAADGTNSRIRRQYLPQARLEDSGILAVGAKVPLTWETRRLLPPRVLEGISMVLAPRGYSLILHVMEFSWDRQGVRSGIGGNDAELIRRWPGLLYDNTTDYIMWGFSGARQNFPVDPQGLRGPALVDLVRGMTPGWHPDLRELFRLSDPGTAFPINIRTSVPQGPWAPGRVTLLGDAIHTMTPGRGIGANTALRDAALLCRKLAAVRDGALPLLAAVGEYEAEMREYGYRAVLDSRAQMDGRGPLHRPIIGSLMLGMTRTGLRLVNAVPPLKRRMTENLTRPRGARREAGGA, from the coding sequence ATGCCCGAGCCTCTGCGCGTCCTCATCGTCGGGGCCGGAACCGGCGGGCTCTGCCTGGCCCACGGACTGAAACGGGCGGGCATCCGCGTGACGGTGTTTGAGCGCGACCGGACCCGGAGCGACGGCCTCCAGGGTTACCGGGTGGGGATCAGCCCGGGGGGCAGCCAGGCACTCGCGGCGTGCCTGCCCCCCGAGCTGTTTCACACCTTCGTCGCCACCTGCGCCCGCACGCCCCGGTATTTCAACCTGCTCACGGAGGGGATGGCGGAACTCCTCTCGCTGTCCCTGTCCCCCGAGGAGGACCCGCTGCAAAGCGAGAAGTCGGTGAGCCGGATGACCCTGCGCCAGGTCCTGCTCACCGGGCTGGAAGACACGGTGCAGTTTGGCAAGACCTTCGCCCGTTACCAGTCGGGCCCGGACGGCACCGTTACGGCCTTTTTCGAGGACGGGAGTTCGGCCACCGGGGACCTCCTCGTGGCGGCGGACGGCACGAATTCGAGGATCCGGCGACAGTACCTGCCCCAGGCGCGGTTGGAGGACTCCGGCATCCTGGCGGTCGGGGCCAAGGTGCCGCTCACGTGGGAGACCCGGCGCCTGCTCCCGCCCCGGGTGCTGGAGGGCATCTCGATGGTCCTCGCGCCGAGGGGGTACAGCCTGATCCTGCACGTGATGGAGTTCAGCTGGGACCGCCAGGGGGTCAGGTCCGGCATCGGCGGCAACGACGCCGAGCTGATCCGCCGCTGGCCGGGCCTGCTCTACGACAACACCACCGACTACATCATGTGGGGCTTCTCGGGCGCGCGCCAGAACTTCCCGGTCGACCCCCAGGGATTGCGGGGCCCGGCGCTCGTGGACCTCGTCCGTGGTATGACCCCCGGCTGGCACCCGGACCTGCGGGAACTCTTCCGCCTCAGCGACCCGGGCACGGCCTTCCCCATCAACATCCGCACCTCGGTGCCCCAGGGCCCCTGGGCGCCGGGCCGCGTCACGCTGCTGGGCGACGCCATCCACACCATGACCCCCGGGCGCGGGATCGGGGCGAACACCGCGCTGCGCGACGCGGCGCTGCTGTGCCGAAAGCTGGCGGCAGTCCGGGACGGGGCCCTGCCCCTCCTGGCGGCGGTCGGCGAGTACGAGGCCGAGATGCGCGAGTACGGCTACCGGGCGGTGCTCGACTCCCGGGCGCAGATGGACGGGCGCGGCCCCCTCCACCGCCCCATTATCGGGAGCCTGATGCTGGGCATGACGCGCACCGGGCTGCGGCTCGTCAATGCCGTGCCCCCCCTCAAGCGCCGCATGACCGAGAACCTGACCCGCCCCCGGGGCGCGCGGCGGGAGGCCGGGGGCGCTTAG
- a CDS encoding MarR family winged helix-turn-helix transcriptional regulator → MSRRKREELVGRFFEEISRNSTWTVIFHQAQAARLGLNPTDLKAAGLLRDTGPVTAGELAELMALTTGAVTGVIDRLERSGLVERVKDPADRRRVVVRTTEDPERMKTLEALFASLGGATGRLLERFSDEQLETILEFVVAGTQLMKEQTARLREEASVG, encoded by the coding sequence ATGTCAAGACGCAAGCGGGAGGAACTGGTCGGGCGCTTTTTCGAGGAGATCAGCCGCAACAGCACCTGGACGGTGATCTTTCACCAGGCCCAGGCGGCGCGGTTGGGGCTCAATCCCACCGATCTCAAGGCTGCTGGGCTGCTGCGGGACACCGGCCCGGTCACCGCCGGGGAGCTGGCCGAGCTGATGGCGCTGACCACCGGGGCCGTGACCGGGGTCATCGACCGGCTGGAGCGGAGCGGCCTGGTGGAACGGGTCAAGGACCCCGCCGACCGGCGGCGGGTGGTCGTGCGGACGACCGAGGACCCCGAGCGGATGAAGACCCTGGAAGCCCTGTTCGCCTCGCTGGGGGGCGCGACCGGGCGGCTGCTGGAGCGCTTCAGCGACGAGCAGCTCGAAACCATCCTTGAATTCGTCGTGGCAGGCACCCAGCTGATGAAGGAGCAGACCGCCAGACTGCGCGAGGAGGCCTCGGTGGGCTAG
- a CDS encoding LacI family DNA-binding transcriptional regulator encodes MGAPGKTGGKAATLADVAEVAGVSQQTVSRVVNNQGPVAARTRARVMEAVGQLNYVPNRLAQGLARQRSHSIGFATNDISLHAPSQLTSSIERAAREAGFSLVVSIVPGYGLGRVTQTVRTLKERQVDGVLINASLSGADAAEIARRFPELPCVFMDVPTDAPVSAALLDQYHGAVLAARHLVDLGHTRLACIHAPQDAVAEHSRLRGWQEVLRERGLALVAGQEGDWSPAGGYRAALALLASGVDFTGLLVGNDQMAVGALRALWERGLSVPGDMSVIGYDDTAESALLIPPLTTVRQDFPTLGQRAFHHLKALLHGQDPPKITLTRPELVVRSSTAAPRSGERLRLQDALQLLQRHVGGWGGPEVQGQT; translated from the coding sequence ATGGGGGCACCGGGGAAGACGGGGGGCAAGGCGGCGACGTTGGCGGATGTGGCCGAGGTGGCCGGGGTGTCTCAGCAGACCGTCTCGCGCGTCGTCAACAACCAGGGACCCGTGGCGGCCCGCACCCGAGCCCGGGTCATGGAGGCGGTGGGGCAACTGAACTATGTCCCCAACCGGCTGGCCCAGGGGCTGGCGCGGCAGCGGAGCCATTCCATCGGGTTTGCCACCAACGACATCTCGCTGCACGCCCCCTCGCAGCTCACCTCCAGCATCGAGCGGGCGGCGCGGGAGGCGGGGTTCAGCCTGGTCGTCTCCATCGTGCCCGGCTACGGCCTGGGCCGGGTCACGCAGACGGTGCGGACCCTCAAGGAGCGCCAGGTCGATGGTGTCCTCATCAACGCGTCGCTGAGCGGTGCGGACGCCGCCGAGATCGCCCGCCGGTTTCCCGAGCTGCCCTGCGTCTTTATGGACGTGCCCACCGACGCTCCCGTGAGTGCGGCGCTGCTGGACCAGTATCACGGCGCCGTGCTGGCCGCCCGGCATCTGGTGGACCTGGGCCACACCCGGCTCGCCTGCATTCACGCCCCCCAGGACGCGGTGGCTGAACATTCCCGCCTGCGGGGCTGGCAGGAGGTGCTGCGCGAGCGCGGCCTCGCCCTCGTGGCCGGGCAGGAGGGCGACTGGAGCCCGGCGGGCGGGTACCGCGCGGCCCTGGCCCTGCTGGCCTCCGGGGTGGACTTCACCGGCCTGCTGGTGGGGAACGACCAGATGGCGGTCGGTGCCCTGCGGGCGCTGTGGGAACGCGGCCTGAGCGTGCCCGGCGACATGTCGGTCATCGGGTACGACGACACGGCCGAGAGTGCGCTGCTGATTCCCCCCCTGACCACCGTCCGGCAGGACTTCCCGACCCTGGGCCAGCGGGCCTTTCACCACCTCAAGGCGCTGCTGCATGGGCAGGACCCACCGAAGATCACGTTGACCCGCCCCGAGCTGGTGGTGCGCTCCAGCACGGCCGCGCCCCGTTCGGGTGAGCGGTTGCGGCTGCAGGACGCTCTGCAACTCCTGCAACGTCATGTGGGGGGATGGGGCGGGCCGGAGGTCCAGGGCCAGACCTGA
- a CDS encoding maltose ABC transporter substrate-binding protein, whose amino-acid sequence MKNMLVLMSLALAGSASAATLTVWSHFTDAAELAWLRAQADAFAKATSNKVSIVSVPLDQIPDKLIQSAPKGQGPDMVVTLPQDRLGQLAAAGVVEPMDKYVVSKADLDRTAVQALTYRGRLFGLPMFAESVALIYNKKLVPKAPTTWNEFISAAQKNTGNGRFGFLVDLTNAYANYGFFSAYGGYIFKNSGGTLNVKDVGIANSGALKAVSLMNDLRYKYKLVPEGVSADAAKSAFLDGRLAMVVTGPWDMGDIKKAGIDYGITTIPAPPGASAKWGPFVGVQGVVLNAYSKNKSAAAQFARALVNGPAQFAFNQAGGRIPVSLAARTRLKADPVVTGFSRAISVGTPMPNVPEMGAVWGPWGNAVAQSVQKPNPNYASVLNAALKEIKGNIK is encoded by the coding sequence ATGAAGAACATGCTCGTTCTGATGTCCCTGGCCCTGGCGGGGAGCGCCAGCGCCGCCACCCTCACCGTCTGGAGCCACTTCACGGACGCCGCCGAGCTGGCCTGGCTGCGTGCCCAGGCGGACGCCTTTGCCAAGGCCACCAGCAACAAGGTGAGTATCGTCAGCGTGCCGCTCGACCAGATCCCCGACAAGCTGATTCAGTCCGCCCCCAAGGGCCAGGGGCCGGACATGGTCGTCACCCTCCCGCAGGACCGGCTGGGTCAGCTCGCCGCGGCGGGCGTCGTCGAGCCGATGGACAAGTACGTCGTGAGCAAGGCGGACCTCGACCGCACCGCCGTGCAGGCCCTGACCTACCGGGGCAGGCTCTTCGGGCTGCCCATGTTCGCCGAGTCCGTCGCGCTGATCTACAACAAGAAGCTGGTCCCCAAGGCCCCCACCACCTGGAACGAGTTCATCAGCGCGGCCCAGAAGAACACCGGGAACGGCCGGTTCGGCTTCCTGGTCGACCTCACCAACGCCTACGCCAACTACGGCTTTTTCAGCGCCTACGGGGGCTACATCTTCAAGAACAGCGGCGGCACCCTGAACGTGAAGGACGTGGGGATCGCCAACAGCGGGGCCCTCAAGGCCGTCTCCCTCATGAACGACCTGCGCTACAAGTACAAGCTGGTGCCCGAGGGTGTGTCCGCCGACGCCGCCAAGAGCGCGTTCCTGGACGGGCGGCTGGCGATGGTCGTGACCGGCCCCTGGGACATGGGCGACATCAAAAAGGCCGGGATCGACTACGGCATCACCACCATCCCGGCGCCTCCCGGGGCCAGCGCGAAATGGGGGCCGTTCGTCGGTGTGCAGGGCGTCGTCCTGAACGCCTACAGCAAGAACAAGAGTGCGGCGGCGCAGTTCGCCAGGGCGCTGGTCAACGGTCCGGCCCAGTTCGCCTTCAACCAGGCGGGCGGGCGCATTCCGGTGAGCCTCGCCGCCCGCACCCGGCTGAAAGCCGACCCGGTGGTGACGGGCTTCAGCCGGGCGATCTCGGTGGGAACACCGATGCCCAACGTGCCCGAGATGGGGGCGGTCTGGGGGCCGTGGGGCAATGCCGTCGCCCAGAGCGTGCAAAAGCCCAATCCCAACTACGCCTCGGTCCTCAATGCCGCGCTGAAGGAGATCAAGGGCAACATCAAGTAA
- a CDS encoding beta-galactosidase: MPPLPPSHLELGVCDYPEHVPQSRWREYARAQKALGLRFVRLAEFAWSRLEPRPGEYDWRWLDEAVETYAAAGLQVVLCTPTAAPPAWLAERHPDILPAGRDGRVKTFGSRRHYDPSSPVFREFSRRITRAMAGRYGEHPAVVGWQTDNEFGWGDTAQSYTPAAAAAFRDWLRERYRTPDALNEAWGNVFWSMEYSDWGQIPLPGQAVAEVNPAHALDFLRFSSDQIAEFQEEQVAILRECSPGRFVTHNYMGFFSGFDHYRVSRCLDFASWDSYPTGTLEAVREWGLAEPGLMLDFARTGHPDVTGFNHDLYRGMVKGAARQASAPGFWVMEQQCGPVNWAPSNPLPARGAVELWTTQAWAHGADVVSYFRWRAATMAQEVLHSGLLRHDERPDRGYAEVAALNTAQFPTGEVPARVALLHDYESLWLYNLQPHAEGMNYWAQTFAYYRALRSLGMDVDLLHPDSDLSGYAVIVAPALTLMTPERAQHLAQAAEHAQIVFGPRTAFRTASGRTPEDGQFGPLSRLIGARLQNYDSLPVGLGQTVHLGSEPHTARRWAESYDPEGAAVLARYVGGPLDGEAAVIRHGNVTVIGAHSETLIAGVLEERLNAAGLEPTRLPEGVRLSRRGGITLLQNWNASAQTWQGEVLAPVSTRLLGTVKESV; this comes from the coding sequence ATGCCCCCCCTCCCCCCCTCCCACCTCGAACTGGGCGTCTGCGATTACCCGGAACACGTGCCGCAGAGCCGCTGGCGTGAGTACGCCCGGGCGCAGAAAGCCCTGGGCCTGCGGTTCGTGCGCCTCGCGGAGTTCGCCTGGAGCCGCCTGGAACCCCGGCCCGGGGAGTACGACTGGCGCTGGCTGGATGAGGCGGTCGAGACCTACGCGGCGGCGGGCCTCCAGGTGGTGTTGTGCACGCCCACCGCCGCGCCTCCGGCCTGGCTGGCCGAGCGTCACCCGGACATCCTGCCCGCCGGGCGTGACGGGCGGGTGAAGACCTTCGGCTCACGGCGGCACTACGACCCCTCCAGCCCGGTCTTCCGCGAGTTCTCCCGCCGGATCACCCGGGCGATGGCCGGGCGGTACGGCGAGCATCCCGCGGTCGTCGGCTGGCAGACCGACAACGAGTTCGGCTGGGGCGACACCGCGCAGAGCTACACCCCGGCGGCCGCCGCGGCCTTCCGGGATTGGCTCAGGGAGCGCTACCGCACGCCCGACGCCCTGAACGAGGCCTGGGGCAACGTCTTCTGGAGCATGGAGTACAGCGACTGGGGTCAGATTCCGCTGCCGGGTCAGGCGGTGGCCGAGGTCAACCCGGCCCACGCCCTGGACTTCCTGCGCTTTTCCAGCGACCAGATCGCCGAATTCCAGGAGGAGCAGGTCGCCATCCTGCGCGAGTGCTCGCCGGGGCGCTTCGTGACCCACAACTACATGGGCTTTTTCAGCGGGTTCGACCACTACCGGGTGAGCCGGTGCCTGGATTTTGCCAGTTGGGACAGCTACCCGACCGGAACCCTGGAGGCCGTGCGGGAATGGGGGCTGGCGGAGCCGGGGTTGATGCTGGACTTCGCCCGGACGGGTCACCCGGATGTCACGGGCTTCAACCACGACCTGTACCGGGGAATGGTGAAAGGCGCCGCAAGGCAGGCTTCTGCTCCCGGCTTCTGGGTGATGGAGCAGCAGTGCGGGCCGGTGAACTGGGCGCCGTCCAACCCCCTGCCCGCCAGGGGTGCGGTGGAACTCTGGACCACCCAGGCATGGGCGCACGGGGCGGACGTGGTGAGTTACTTCCGCTGGCGGGCGGCGACCATGGCGCAGGAGGTCCTGCACTCGGGCCTCCTGCGCCACGACGAGCGGCCCGACCGGGGGTACGCGGAGGTCGCGGCGCTGAACACGGCGCAGTTCCCGACTGGGGAGGTCCCCGCCCGGGTCGCCCTGCTGCACGACTACGAGAGCCTGTGGCTGTACAACCTGCAGCCCCACGCCGAGGGGATGAACTACTGGGCGCAGACCTTCGCCTACTACCGCGCCCTGCGGTCGCTGGGCATGGACGTGGACCTCCTGCACCCGGACAGCGACCTGAGCGGCTACGCGGTGATCGTCGCCCCGGCCCTGACGCTGATGACGCCGGAGCGCGCCCAGCACCTGGCGCAGGCGGCGGAACACGCCCAGATCGTCTTCGGCCCCCGCACGGCCTTCCGCACCGCGTCGGGTCGCACCCCGGAGGACGGACAGTTCGGCCCGCTGAGCCGCCTGATCGGCGCGCGGCTCCAGAACTACGACAGCCTCCCCGTGGGGCTCGGGCAGACCGTCCACCTGGGCAGCGAACCCCACACGGCCCGTCGCTGGGCCGAGAGTTACGACCCTGAGGGCGCCGCCGTCCTGGCCCGCTACGTCGGGGGACCGCTGGACGGCGAGGCCGCCGTGATCCGGCACGGGAACGTCACCGTGATCGGGGCGCACAGCGAGACGCTGATCGCCGGGGTGCTGGAGGAGCGGCTGAACGCGGCGGGGCTTGAACCCACGCGGCTGCCCGAGGGGGTCCGCCTCTCGCGGCGGGGCGGGATCACGCTGCTTCAGAACTGGAACGCCTCCGCCCAGACCTGGCAAGGCGAGGTGCTGGCCCCCGTCAGCACGCGCCTTCTGGGCACCGTCAAGGAGTCAGTATGA
- a CDS encoding SDR family NAD(P)-dependent oxidoreductase produces MSALNAMQAAIPHMRTQGGGVIVNVSSGTTQAILPGVAPYSSTKHALNNLSLVARAELAPDHIRVSVVYPFITDTDFARNAVMAGEERRQAGPLRGDPPEYAAGLILEAIETGATEVYAEQVRRLSQRG; encoded by the coding sequence GTGAGCGCGCTGAACGCGATGCAGGCGGCCATTCCCCACATGCGGACCCAGGGTGGGGGCGTGATCGTGAACGTCAGCTCGGGGACCACACAGGCCATCCTGCCCGGGGTGGCGCCGTACTCCTCGACGAAGCACGCGCTGAACAACCTGTCGCTGGTCGCCCGCGCGGAACTCGCCCCGGACCACATCCGCGTGAGCGTGGTCTACCCCTTCATCACCGACACCGACTTTGCCCGCAACGCGGTGATGGCCGGGGAGGAGCGCAGGCAGGCGGGGCCGCTGCGGGGGGACCCACCGGAATACGCCGCGGGCCTGATCCTGGAGGCCATCGAGACCGGGGCCACCGAGGTGTACGCGGAGCAGGTGAGGCGGCTGTCACAGCGGGGGTGA